In Streptococcus gallolyticus subsp. gallolyticus DSM 16831, the sequence CGTTCAAGTTTTGACTATGATATGGGTGAAAGCCACGCTATGCCAGCTTCACAACAGCCAGCAGCTAACCAATCTCAACAAAAAGAAAATTCATTTGGTAACTGGGATCTTCGCCGTGACAACATTGCACGTCCAACAGAAGGTGAATTAGATAGTAAATTGACAATGTCAACATTTACAGCCAATGATGATGCGGATGATGAACTAGAAACACCACCATTCTTTAAAAATCGTTAATGACAGATTTTCAAAAAAATAAAGACCTTGTTTTTGAACAAGTTGCGCAGGCTGCGCAACAAGCCAATCGTTCTAAAGAAAGTGTCAATGTTATTGCCGTGACGAAGTATGTTGATAGTGGTGTTGCTGCTCGTCTTATTGACACAGGTATTGAACATATTGGTGAAAATAGGGTCGATATGTTTCTTGATAAATATGAAGCCTTAAAAGATAGAAAATTGACTTGGCATTTAATTGGAAGTTTGCAACGTCGAAAAGTTAAAAATGTGATTAACTTTGTTGATTATTTCCATGCCTTGGATTCTGTCAAACTTGCTTCAGAGATTCAGAAACGAGCAGAGCATACTATCAAATGTTTCTTACAGGTTAATATTTCAGAGGAAGAGAGCAAACACGGTTTTAAAGTTTCGGAAATTAACGAAGCTTTAGCCGCAATCTCTGAATTTGATAAAGTGGAAATCGTGGGCTTGATGACAATGGCTCCGAAAGAAGCTTCTGAAAGTGAGATTGAAGAAATTTTTGGAAAAGCAAACCAACTTAGACAAGAGTTACAAGCTCGCCAATTACCTCATATGCCTTTTACGGAATTAAGTATGGGGATGAGTGGTGATTACAAAATTGCGATTCGCAATGGAGCGACTTTTGTTAGAATTGGAACATCATTCTTTAAATAACGGGAGAACAAAAGATGGCATTTAAAGATAAATTTGACAAACTAATTTCTTATTTCGACACTGATGAGGTAAGTGATGTTGAAGAAACTGTTGAAGAAGAGGCTCAACGCCCACGTGTTCAACAGCAAGCAGAAGCAGTACCACAACAAGCCCAAAGACGTGCTGAACCAGTTCAAAATGTTAGAACTCAGCAAGTTCAAGGTGGTGGAGCAGCTCGTCAACGTCCACAACAGCCTCAACAAAGACGAGCAGTTGAAGAAAATCAACCTGTTCGTTCAATAAATCAACGTCGTGAAGAACAAATGCAAGTACGTGCTAATCAAGCAACAACGACAATTGCTTTGAAATTTCCTCGTAAATATGAGGATGCTCAAGAAATTGTTGACCTTTTGATTGTTAATGAATGTGTATTGATTGATTTCCAATACATGCTTGATGCACAAGCACGCCGTTGCCTTGACTTTATTGATGGTGCAAGTAAAGTTCTTTATGGAAGTCTTCAAAAAGTTGGTAGTTCAATGTACTTATTGACACCTTCTAACGTTATTGTTAATGTTGAAGAACTTGCTGTTCCAAATAACGGGCAAGACATCGGTTTTGACTTTGACATGAAGAGACGCTAATATATGATTTTTGTATTAATTGTACTATTAAGACTAATTCAGTTTTACTCTTATCTGTTATTTGCGTATGCTTTACTTTCATGGTTCCCAGGAGCCTACAACACTTGGTTTGGAAGAGCCATGGGGCAACTGGTTGAACCAGTTATTAGACCTTTTCGCCGTTTTAATCTTCAATTCATGGGATTAGACTTTACGATTTTAGCCGTAGTAATTGCGCTAAACGTTTTAAGTCGTGTTCTTATCATGATTTTTGCGTAATATGGCGATGAAAAAAGGTTTATATCAGCATTTTCGACCAGATGAGTATGATTTTATTGAAAAGATTGATGACCTTGCTCGTCGTGTCGAAGAAACTTATGCATATGCTTTAACAGATTTTCTAAATCCTCGCCAAGTTGATATCGCAAAAAGCGTTATTGGCAATCGAGGATTGCACTATTTTGTTTCGAGTGATTATTATCCAGCTG encodes:
- a CDS encoding YggS family pyridoxal phosphate-dependent enzyme, with translation MTDFQKNKDLVFEQVAQAAQQANRSKESVNVIAVTKYVDSGVAARLIDTGIEHIGENRVDMFLDKYEALKDRKLTWHLIGSLQRRKVKNVINFVDYFHALDSVKLASEIQKRAEHTIKCFLQVNISEEESKHGFKVSEINEALAAISEFDKVEIVGLMTMAPKEASESEIEEIFGKANQLRQELQARQLPHMPFTELSMGMSGDYKIAIRNGATFVRIGTSFFK
- a CDS encoding cell division protein SepF, producing MAFKDKFDKLISYFDTDEVSDVEETVEEEAQRPRVQQQAEAVPQQAQRRAEPVQNVRTQQVQGGGAARQRPQQPQQRRAVEENQPVRSINQRREEQMQVRANQATTTIALKFPRKYEDAQEIVDLLIVNECVLIDFQYMLDAQARRCLDFIDGASKVLYGSLQKVGSSMYLLTPSNVIVNVEELAVPNNGQDIGFDFDMKRR
- a CDS encoding YggT family protein yields the protein MIFVLIVLLRLIQFYSYLLFAYALLSWFPGAYNTWFGRAMGQLVEPVIRPFRRFNLQFMGLDFTILAVVIALNVLSRVLIMIFA